One part of the Solea solea chromosome 16, fSolSol10.1, whole genome shotgun sequence genome encodes these proteins:
- the LOC131474910 gene encoding beta-galactoside-binding lectin-like gives MQWALPALCSTLPSHLLSSSTTSAKMMKDMMVKNMSFKVGQTLTIVGVAKPDASNFAVNLGPSEQEITMHLNPRFNAHGDENAVVCNSYEGGNWCEEQRHEGFPFQLGEEFKIAIEFTAEEFLVTFSDGSQIHFPNRIGAEKYSCMSFEGDARIQSIEIK, from the exons ATGCAGTGGGCCCTGCCTGCCCTGTGTAGCACTCTCCCTTCTCATCTGCTGAGCTCCTCGACTACATCTGCAAAAATGATGAAA GATATGATGGTAAAGAACATGTCCTTCAAGGTCGGGCAGACCCTGACCATTGTTGGAGTTGCAAAACCTGATGCTTCAAA TTTTGCTGTTAACCTTGGCCCCAGTGAGCAGGAGATTACAATGCATTTGAACCCTCGTTTTAATGCCCACGGGGATGAGAATGCAGTTGTCTGCAACTCTTATGAGGGAGGAAACTGGTGTGAGGAGCAACGCCACGAAGGCTTTCCTTTCCAACTCGGAGAGGAATTCAAG ATTGCCATTGAATTCACAGCCGAGGAGTTCCTGGTGACTTTCTCAGACGGCTCTCAAATCCACTTCCCCAACCGCATTGGTGCGGAGAAGTACTCGTGCATGAGCTTTGAGGGGGATGCTCGCATTCAGAGCATTGAGATCAAGTGA